DNA sequence from the Sphingobacteriales bacterium genome:
ATCCTGATGCAGAGCGTTGGAAAGGCACAGGTCAAGGTTTTGTGGTGGATCGTTGAAATTCCGGTCAACGATTCTTTTGAAATTCATCCGGAAAAATTAAAAATCCTGAGAGAGGAAACGGAAGAGGAAAAAGCTGCCCGTAAACAACGGGAAGCGGAATGGAAGGAGAAATACCGCGAGATGAAAGAAACGGTAAGTGAACGCAGTGCCGAAAGAAAAGAGCGCCTCCTGAAACGCCGCTACGGTGCTGATTATATTCCCAAAGAAGAGCGGGACAAAGAAAAATACAAGAAAGAGGAAGAACATATCGGTTCGGCATCACCTGACCATATTGAAGTGAAACTGGATGAAACCGTCATAACAGAAATAGATGATTCTAAAACAGAATTGGAACATCCGGTTATTCCCAGTCCCGTAGAGGATATAGTTTCAGACACGGAAGAAAAAAAAGAGGATAATAAATAATTAAGCGTTCATCATCTTCCAAAGCATATCTTTCAGCGGCAGGATATTTTCGGAAGTAAGCGAAGAAAAGAAAACATGTGGAATCTTCTTGGGCAGTTCTTTCGCCAGCATCTTTTTCAGCTCATCGTCGAGCAGGTCGGATTTGGAGATGCCAATTACCCTGGGTTTATTGACCAATTCCTTATTATACAGTTTCAGTTCTTTTTCTAATATTTTGTATTCTTTTTTGATGTCGTTGCTGTCGGCGGGAATTACAAACAGCAGACAGGCATTGCGTTCTATGTGCCTTAAGAACCGGACACCCAGTCCTTTGCCGGCATGCGCACCTTCGATAATACCCGGAATATCCGCCATGATAAAGGAGCGGTTGTCGCGGTAAGCGACAACACCCAGATTGGGCACTAATGTGGTGAACGGGTAATTGGCGATTTCCGGCTTGGCGGCACTCACCACCGATAGCAGTGTGGATTTTCCGGCATTCGGGAAACCTACCAGGCCAACATCTGCCAATACTTTCAACTCCAGAATTTTCCACCCTTCGATGCCGGTTTCGCCCGGTTGTGCATAGCGTGGTGTCTGGTTAACAGCCGTTTTAAAGTGGTTGTTGCCTTGTCCGCCCCGTCCACCCGGCAGCCAGATGACTTCCTGGCCGTCTTCCAGGATTTCAAATTCTTTTTCGCCCGTCTCTGCATCTTTGGCTATAGTCCCGAGCGGTACTTCCAGTATGATATCTTCACCCTGTTTGCCGGAGCGCAGGCCGCCTTCTCCGCCGTTGCCGTTGTCGGCATGTATATGCTTTCTGTATTTTAAGTGTAATAGGGTCCAGAGTTGTTTATTGCCCCGTAAAACAATATGTCCTCCGCGCCCGCCGTCACCACCGTCCGGACCACCTTTGGGTACATATTTTTCCCTGCGGAAATGAAC
Encoded proteins:
- the obgE gene encoding GTPase ObgE is translated as MDSNFIDYVKLFVRSGNGGAGSVHFRREKYVPKGGPDGGDGGRGGHIVLRGNKQLWTLLHLKYRKHIHADNGNGGEGGLRSGKQGEDIILEVPLGTIAKDAETGEKEFEILEDGQEVIWLPGGRGGQGNNHFKTAVNQTPRYAQPGETGIEGWKILELKVLADVGLVGFPNAGKSTLLSVVSAAKPEIANYPFTTLVPNLGVVAYRDNRSFIMADIPGIIEGAHAGKGLGVRFLRHIERNACLLFVIPADSNDIKKEYKILEKELKLYNKELVNKPRVIGISKSDLLDDELKKMLAKELPKKIPHVFFSSLTSENILPLKDMLWKMMNA